The Aspergillus flavus chromosome 2, complete sequence region CTGAGGAATGTCCGACTACAGCTTCAGGAACGATTCCCGTGTGATGTAAGAGGTCAACCAGGGCAATCTGTAGAGCTGTGCAGAGCATCTGGCTGTACTCCGTGTTGTTGACATTTGACTCGAGTTCTGGTTTCTGTAACTCCTCTGTAATCGGTGAGCTAATGTCTCCAATGACTGGGAATGTAGTGATTTCCCTCTTACCCATCAGGTCCCACCGACATCCGAGAGTCTGTATGTATGATCCAGCTTGCTGGATACTGTCGCGAAATACAGGGTAAGCATCAAGTAGCTCCCGGCCCATAGCATACCACTGTGCTCCTTGCTAAAGGTTGTTGGACGTCAGTTAGGAATAACACAAGGAAGGGAGTTTCCCGTACCCCAGTAAATATAAACGCTAGATTAGGGGATGCTATCGTCTGCTGAGGTCCAACAAGGCCATCAACGACGTGTGACCAGTCATCATTAGGATGAACAACGGCAAACGTTCTCCATGAATGATGCGTTCGACGAAGACTCAAGGTGTACGCTAGGTTATTAAGGAAGCGTTGTTTCTCTGTGGTAGCTATCtcaagggaagaaaagaacgatCTCCAGACATCCTTAAGGCGCGAAAAGCCATCCTCATCGGTTGAAGACAGAACGAACAATCTAGGTGAAGCGGTCTCTTCTTTTGGTAAACCGTTCGATGTATGCACAGTTGTATTATGGTTTGCTTGAAAGTTGCTGGCCTGCAAAGAGTGATAGGCATCATCCAACACTATGTGACCGTTTGAGCCTCCAAAGCCAAAGGAACTTACAGAGGCTCGCCGCAAGCCGTCTGTTGGCCAGGGAACTTGCTTGTCCCCCACCTTGATCCTGAGATAGGCATCATCGATTCTAGGATTCAGTTGCTGAAAGTCGGTATTTTGGGGGATTATTCCTTTTTCGAGAGCTATCACGGTTTTTATGACACCAGCAACCCCACTTGCACCCTCCAAGTGACCAATTGTGGATTTGACAGATCCTCTGCGTTTTCTCTATTAGTATGCGGTATTGACATGGGAGAAAAACAACATACATATATACGGGATCGTCACTAGTCCGATGGTTTCGGAAAATAGATCCAATTGCCCGAGCTTCAATAGGATCTCCCACTGCTGTTCCTGTTCGAATAGTGAGACTTTGAACATAACTGGCTTGCGATCGAGCAGTATAATTCGAACGACACGAAGAAGTAGTGGCAGACCGAGCATACCTGTTCCATGAGCCTCGACATAGCGTGTCAGAGACAAGTCAAGGTCAGCTTTATTATAAGTGTCTAGGATGAGCTGTTGCTGCAAGGCCATGCTAGGCTGCGTTATTCCTTGAGTTCGTCCGTCTTGGTTCGATCCTGATGAGCGAATCACTGCTCTAATAGTATCGTTGTGATCGATAGCATCCTTAAGAGGGCGAAGTACCAGGACTCCAACTCCCTCGCCACGAGCATACCCATTGCCGCGCTGATCAAAACTGTATGACCTGCTCTCGTTAGACAATAAACCGAGGTTATCCAACGGTAGACTGGTGTCAAGTCCGATGATCGCATTGCTACCAATAGCCACGCCCTACGAGGACAATTAATGGAAGATCCTCCTGTGAGTGAACGTGGACATACCATAGAGGAGTCCCCACTCCAAATAGATTTGCACGCAAGGTCAAGGGCTATCAGACTACTGGAGCATGCTGTGTCTACAGTAGCACTCGGGCCAGTGAGATTGAAGAACCAGCTAACTCTATTAGATAGCATATTCATCCCAGTCCCTGTAGAATGAAACTTGGGCAGAGCCATAGGATCCTTGACTTGCATGAACGTATAGTCATGGCTAAACGATCCAGTGTACACGCAGGTCTTCGACCACGATGCCTGACTAAGGGTCATTCCAGCATTCTCGAAAGCGTGATAGACAGTCTCCAAAATTAGACGCTGCTGGGGGTCCATtgcctctgcctctgccGCATTAATTGAGAAAAATGCGGCATCAAAACGACTTATATCTTGATTCAAGAAGTTAGCCCCGCGGGTTGATATCTGATCAAGACGATCGCGATCTGGATGGTAAAATGCATCAATGTTTGATCGATCGGGTGGATAGTCTCTCATTGTCATCTGGCCTTCTGTAATCAATTTCCAGAATGATTCAGGAGATACGGCGTCCCCTGGAAATTTAAGGGACATTCCAGTTATAGCTAGCGGCTCCAGAGAAGGGCTCATTGTTGTAGTGTCGTACAAACGATGGCAGCGTGGTGGTTCCGTGTGTCCGGCGTCTTCCTATGTTcaataatagagatatttgAGATCTGACACGAGGATCCCCAGAATCTCTTTCATACATTGTATAAGTTACATATCCTCTTCCGGTGTGGGTGGCTGAAGTTTGACTTTATTCTGTTCTTGATTCGGTTGGTGCCAGCACAACGCCTAAACGCCATTGATTCGATGATTAAAACAGATGATTCAATGACTAAATAGCTTACCAGGAATACCGTATGCACAGGCAGGGCAGTCACAAAACAGGTAACAATCTTCGGTTCGCCTTCTCTACTGCGAGTAGAGGAGCTTCCCTTGCCTGTATATGACGGCGCATCGATTCCACACGTGTTCTCTTCTATATTTTCACAAACCTTGCCATGGTCTCGGAGCTGGTTAACATCATAGATCTAGTGGTGGAAAACAAGGATTGTCAAGGCAATAAGCTTGGATCAATGACAAGAGTATATATCTGTATTCCAATCCGGTAAAATGTAGAACGGAGAGATTTGAATATATCTCACCCCTGAGCTCTACTCTAGAATTGCTGAAGGCATACTTAACCATTTAtttctgccattcttcttgctctcttGTTGTTCTGCCCGGTGCTCCGTTATTACGGGGAGTGTGCAAGGAACAATGCGCTTTCTCTGGTATGTATACCACGTTCCATCCTAAGTCCATACCGAATACTAATAAAGTGGCGGTAGCCTGCACGGTATGGGAGATAGTGCACAGGTAGGATGTCCTCTACACCTATACCTAGATATATCCTAACAGAGCTTTGTTAATTAATTTCCAGATATTACAACAACAAACAGGTAAGCCTGACGGAGAAACTGGCTCGCACCCACATCTGAATAGGTGGCTGACGACTAGTACAGCAGCCATCCGGTACGAACTTTCCGATAAGTACACGTACGAGTTTGTGGAAGGAGCAATACAGTGGGAACGATGTATGTCATGTGTGAATTATCTTGGAACATCCTTGCTCTAACCGTGGTACAGCGAACCAAGATGCTGGCTTTTCAGAGGGACCGACTTTCACCTATTGCCATCCTGAGCAGGCAGACTCATGCTTGCGCACAATTCACGACTTAGACCAAttcttcgaagaagagggtCCCTTCGATGGCATCATTGGTTTTAGTTTGGGCGCAAGCTTGGCAATCTTGTGGTTGAAGCATAAACAGGAGGCCCTCAACATGGGAGACATAACCAGCCTACCCATTAAAGTTGTAATCCTGTTTTCCACCAGCTATGTCCATGATTACAGGGTGTTAGCAAAGGGCAATCCAGTGGCATGGGATCCGAGTCATGCTGGTGCCCGATTGGACCTACCAAGTGCGCATATCTGGGGTGCAAAGGATCCATGCAAATCACTAGCACAGGCGGGTGCGGAGTTTTTTAACCATGATAAATTGTCTACATATATACATGAGAGAGGGCATGGCATTCCTTCTGCAATAGAAGAGGTTGTGCAAGTGGCGAAGGCCATCAACCGAGCCATAGGGGCGATATCCCCGGCGTGACGGGTTGGTATCCGAGGCCTGCTATGTTCAGCACTTTAGATACACCACAGTGAGAGTTGGGCACGTTACCATTGCAATTGcagatttaaatatatattatggTAGAAGATAAGGCCACTAATCCAAAAATATCTGACGTGAAACTCCCAACAGTGGGAATGAAAGagcaaaataaaaaaataaaaataaaaaagatattgaCGAGAGTGGGATTTGAACCCACGCCCCTTTCGAGACTGGAACCTTACTCCAGCTGAGAGATTATTAGTGAATGCTTGATAAGAAAGTGATAATAGTAGTACTAACCGCCTTAGACCGCTCGGCCATCTCGCCTTAGATGAAAGAAATATTCTTGATGAAGTATTGATGAGCATAGCAATAACAAGCAAAACTATTGTATCTAAAGTCACAACTACTCCGCCCATGTGATTCGCCCGTCGGTCTTGGCAACCAAAAATAGACCCTGGGCCTGGTAAAATACCACTTCTTATGAGCAATCAGTGGGCGAAAATGGGAATACCAGGTGTTAGGCTGCTAGGCCTCGTCGAGAGTCATTTTACGAATCGAGTGATCCATTCCCTTTGTGTTTTTTGTAGTGCACCCTTGAAAGATCTCAGCGTTGTAGGGAATCGTGAagtcaaatatatataaaggtAAGGTGCATACGAAGTCGGCAACGAGAGGCGCTTATCATACAGTCAATCATCAAACTAAGAATAGATGGGCATCTCTCTTCTCGCGAAATTAGTCGTCCTCCGCGTAGCATTATACTATGAGGCATCTCTATCGGGAGGCTGATTGAAGTATGTTTTGCATCCGAGAGGATGCCGATGGGTTACTATTCAAATCCAGAATCCTAACGATGACGCTCCCTTTCGTTCTAATTAGTTCAAGATGCAGGATATTGTGTTAACGCGGATCCCCAATAATATGGCTAGTTGCGTATTTCATCTCATTGATACAAACTCTCAACTTCATGTAACCTGCAAGTTGCCTTGTGGCCATTCCGGCAGCTCGAGGTAACGTACAATTAATGAACCCCTAAATATCATCATAACGATCCCTAGTGTTGTTTCAGATGTATGGGGATTTCAAAAGTTGCGCAGCAGCGAATGCAACCTCACGGAAGCTTTGGCTGATCGTCACAGAAAAGCCAATTTTAGCGATACGCCTTataaaagcaaaggaaaccATTCGGGTTATCCAAATTTCGTACCACTGGTAGAAAAGCCCtttgtttattattatcatcattAATCAAGAAGTTATTTCACATTGAATAGTTTAAAAACTAGTACGGAGAAGTCTATGGTAGGGCGAATTCCCCTTTTTGGACCTACTAGAGTTTGCCCTGAAACGACTGAAAAATGGACCCACGCAAAACGGACGAGACGATGCAACCAAGCTTCATCGCTCGAATCACTAGTTGCTTGCTTGTGAACGCTcgctattaataaataacCTAGCTTTGGCACTTCCCATAT contains the following coding sequences:
- a CDS encoding serine hydrolase FSH; amino-acid sequence: MRFLCLHGMGDSAQILQQQTAAIRYELSDKYTYEFVEGAIQWERSNQDAGFSEGPTFTYCHPEQADSCLRTIHDLDQFFEEEGPFDGIIGFSLGASLAILWLKHKQEALNMGDITSLPIKVVILFSTSYVHDYRVLAKGNPVAWDPSHAGARLDLPSAHIWGAKDPCKSLAQAGAEFFNHDKLSTYIHERGHGIPSAIEEVVQVAKAINRAIGAISPA